The DNA segment GAACGCGTGGCACTCGACGAGATCGAGCTGTTCGAGATCAACGAGGCGTTCGCCGCGCAGGTGCTGGCGTGCCTCGAAGCCTCGCGCTCCGAGTCGTTCGCGAAGGCCGAGCTGGGGCGCGACCGCGCACTCGGCGAGATCCCGGTCGAACGCCTGAACGTCAACGGTGGCGCGATCGCGCTCGGGCATCCGGTCGGTTCGAGCGGCTCGCGCCTGCTGCTCACCACGCTCATGGAGATGCGTCGCCGCGGGCTCAAGCGCGGCCTTGCCTCGCTGTGCGTGGGCGGCGGCCAGGGCGCCGCGTTCCTGCTGGAGCGCGAGGGATGAGCGTGTTCCGCATCGAGCCGCAGCCGGACGGCATCGCGCACCTGGTGATGGATCACCCGGAGCGCAAGCTCAACGTGCTCGATGCCGCCGCGGTCGCGAGCCTCGACGTGGCGCTCGATGCGCTGGGCCGGGTGGAGGGCCTCAAGGGCGTGGTGCTCACGAGCGGAAAACGCGGCTCGTTCATTGCCGGCGCCGACATCGAAGCGATCGGTTCGATCACGGATCGCGAGCAGATCCTCGCCCTGATCCGGCGCGCGCATGCGGTGTTCGGCAAGCTCGCCGCATTGCCGGTGCCGACGGTCGCGGCGATCGACGGCGTGTGTCTGGGTGGCGGAACCGAACTCTCGCTGTGCTGCGACTCGCGCATCGCGAGCGAAGAGCCGCGCACCCAGATCGGCCTGCCGGAAGTGTTGCTCGGCATCTTTCCCGGCTTCGGCGGTTCGGTGCGGCTGCCGCGACTGATCGGACTGCGCGCGGCCCTCGACCTGATCCTCACCGGCCGCACGCTCGACGCCCGGCGCGCCGAGAAGCTCAAGCTGATCGCGCGCGTGGTGCCGGCGGCGTGGATCCTCGAGCGCGCGCACGAGCAGGTCGTGCGACTCGCCGCCCGCGCCCCGGCCGCACGGCGCGATCGATGGCGCGCGCCCTCACTGCTGGATGGACTGCTCGACGGCACGCCGTTCGGGCGTGCGTTCGTGTTCTCGCAGGCCCGGGCGCAGACGCGCGGGCGCACCGCCGGAAACTACCCGGCGCCGCTCGCGGCCCTCGACGTGATCGAACACTCCTACGGTCGCCCGCTCACGGAAGCGCTCGAGATCGAGGCCTCGCGTGTCGCCGATGTGCTGATCGGTCCGGTGTGCAAAAACCTGGTGCGCATCTTCCAGCTCTCGGAGGACGCCAAGAAGGCGCCGCCGATCGCCGACACGACGTTCACGCCCGCGCCGATCCGCGAGCTGGCGCTGGCGGGTGCCGGCGTGATGGGCGGCGGCATCGCCGAACTGGCGAGCCGCAGCGGCATCACGGTGCGGGTGCGCGATCTCAAGCCGGAGCCGCTCACACGCGCGCTCGAGATCGCTCGCAAGCTCATCGAGGAGCGCGGCAAGCGGCGGCGGGCGCCGGCGAGCGAGCGCGACCTGCAGATGGCGCGCATCTACCCCACACTCACGCTGGATGGTTTCGGGCGCGCGGATGCCGCGATCGAAGCGGTGGTCGAGGATCTCGACGTCAAGCGCCGGGTGTTCGCGGAACTCGAGGTGCGGCTGCGGCCCGATGCGCTGCTTGCCACCAACACGTCTTCGCTGTCGG comes from the Candidatus Eisenbacteria bacterium genome and includes:
- the fadJ gene encoding fatty acid oxidation complex subunit alpha FadJ (multifunctional enoyl-CoA hydratase/3-hydroxyacyl-CoA dehydrogenase/3-hydroxybutyryl-CoA epimerase; catalyzes the formation of an hydroxyacyl-CoA by addition of water on enoyl-CoA; exhibits 3-hydroxyacyl-CoA epimerase and 3-hydroxyacyl-CoA dehydrogenase activities: forms a heterotetramer with FadI; similar to FadA2B2 complex; involved in the anaerobic degradation of long and medium-chain fatty acids in the presence of nitrate) is translated as MSVFRIEPQPDGIAHLVMDHPERKLNVLDAAAVASLDVALDALGRVEGLKGVVLTSGKRGSFIAGADIEAIGSITDREQILALIRRAHAVFGKLAALPVPTVAAIDGVCLGGGTELSLCCDSRIASEEPRTQIGLPEVLLGIFPGFGGSVRLPRLIGLRAALDLILTGRTLDARRAEKLKLIARVVPAAWILERAHEQVVRLAARAPAARRDRWRAPSLLDGLLDGTPFGRAFVFSQARAQTRGRTAGNYPAPLAALDVIEHSYGRPLTEALEIEASRVADVLIGPVCKNLVRIFQLSEDAKKAPPIADTTFTPAPIRELALAGAGVMGGGIAELASRSGITVRVRDLKPEPLTRALEIARKLIEERGKRRRAPASERDLQMARIYPTLTLDGFGRADAAIEAVVEDLDVKRRVFAELEVRLRPDALLATNTSSLSVDALAAGLQHPGRFCGFHFFNPVHRMPLVEVVRGERTSDAALVTAVALARRLGKTPVVVKDAPGFVVNRVLMPYLREAMMLLEEGFPLEAIDAAMRNFGMPMGPFEVIDEVGLDVGAKVAGVLSRAFPERMTPAPLLDSLIAAGRLGRKNGLGFYRHRGRKRETDPAVRKLLGLTRHRAAPAAPQLAERMVLAMVNESARCLEEGVVVNAGQVDLALVFGAGFPPFRGGPLRHADAMGLAKVQQRLVSLQAEKGERFRPSALLSRLAESGGAFTSK